The following proteins are encoded in a genomic region of Glycine soja cultivar W05 chromosome 17, ASM419377v2, whole genome shotgun sequence:
- the LOC114394028 gene encoding light-harvesting complex-like protein 3 isotype 2, chloroplastic, producing the protein MQMQSMSTTMASFSPPTHFSAAPSSSKLRLVYKNNNFFSLRSKSLAFSPLKAAAAENGVGTAVEPPPEQAVSVPELPPPAVGNSVGTNGSAAVAVESEEVKVKTGFVDPRWVSGTWDLKQFQKNGTTDWDAVIDAEARRRKWLEDNPESSSNENPVVFDTSIIPWWAWMKRFHLPEAELLNGRAAMVGFFMAYFVDSLTGVGLVDQMGNFFCKTLLFVAVLGVLLIRKNEDFENLKKLFDETTLYDKQWQATWQDENSSTSKNE; encoded by the exons atgCAAATGCAAAGCATGTCAACCACCATGGCTTCGTTTTCTCCTCCGACCCATTTCTCAGCCGCACCTTCTTCCTCGAAACTCCGTCTTGTCTACAAGAACAACAATTTCTTCTCTCTCAGGTCGAAGAGTCTTGCTTTCTCTCCCTTGAAGGCTGCTGCTGCTGAGAACGGCGTTGGGACCGCCGTGGAGCCGCCGCCGGAGCAGGCCGTTTCGGTGCCGGAGCTGCCTCCGCCGGCGGTGGGAAATTCTGTGGGGACCAATGGGTCAGCTGCTGTTGCGGTCGAAAGTGAGGAAGTTAAGGTTAAAACCGGTTTCGTGGATCCGAGGTGGGTTTCAGGAACATGGGATTTGAAGCAGTTTCAGAAAAATGGAACCACCGATTGGGACGCTGTTATTGATGCTG AGGCTAGAAGGAGAAAATGGCTCGAGGATAACCCGGAATCATCCAGCAATGAAAATCCTGTAGTTTTTGACACCTCTATCATACCTTGGTGGGCGTGGATGAAAAGGTTTCATCTCCCTGAAGCTGAACTACTCAATG GCCGTGCCGCGATGGTAGGATTCTTTATGGCGTATTTTGTTGATAGCTTGACAGGAGTAGGTCTAGTTGATCAAATGGGCAACTTCTTTTGCAAAACTCTGCTGTTCGTAGCAGTGTTGGGAGTACTTCTGATCCGAAAGAATGAGGACTTTGAAAACCTTAAGAAGCTATTTGATGAGACTACATTATATGACAAGCAATGGCAAGCAACTTGGCAGGATGAGAATTCAAGCACTTCCAAAAATGAGTAG